The following is a genomic window from Lagenorhynchus albirostris chromosome 2, mLagAlb1.1, whole genome shotgun sequence.
GATCAAAACATGAAATATTGAAGAACATCTGGGTTACTCAGTTCTTAGGTTACATATGTAGATATGTACAGAGGAAGCTGAACCCCAAGTTCTATTCCTTCCCAAAATGGGTAACAGAAGAGAGGATTTGATTAGAACAGCTGAAAAAACCTGATACTCATTCTATGATGGAGCAAAGCAGGCTTTTTCAACCATAAACTGATACCACCTTGTTGGTCATAAACCCTGCAGAGATCCAACAAGATGAGCCTCAGATTTCAAAGAGAGTCAGCAGAGAATGTTAAGATATATGAACAGAAGAGAATGCTGCTAAAGGCACAGAGCAAAGAATCCCAAGGAATTTGTAGTGccattttcatttaataagcCAGTAGTATAGCAACCTAAAGACCTTGGCTGTGATCACACCAGGATGTTTTTATGGTACTGCTGCAGGAAAACATGATGGGCAGCTGGCATCCTCTGGCTCATGGTGCTCAGTGAGCAGCTCCAGCACCAACTCCGTGGAGAGCCAGCCTATGGCTGGGGGGTGTAGCGGAGGTATTTCTTGCCAGATGGGAGCTCTTTGGTGAAGACTCCTTTAGGGAAAATTTTTTTGGCTTCCTCTTCAGGGATGGTTGGAAGAACCATCACGCTGTCTCCATTCTATTGAAAAGACATTGTGAATGGTGAAATTCAATCTTATAGTGAAGGCTAAAGGCAATAATTAACTTCAGAAAAGTAGCTACAGTTGCTGATGAGAATAATCAAATCTCCTTTGCTCTATCCCCTCTGAGGAATTTTGTTTTCGCAAGTTGATCTTTGACACTTTCGGAAGGGAAGTATTTCCCCACCTTAACAAGAAATAGTCCTGTTTTAAATCTAGTAATGGCTTGCCACCTAAGTCCTTATCATTGCCCTGCGTGACTGAATCCGGCTTCCTCTCCCATCCCCggcctctccccccacctcctgctgCTGCTTTTCCAGCACGGTGGCTCTCCTATTCCTTGAACATGCCAAGCTCACTATTAGAAAAGCTTCTTAGCTGTTCCTTCAAGCCTGCCGTGCTCTTCCCTCCTAAATATGCGTGACTTGGTCTCTCACTTCTTTCACGTCCTTCCCAAAGGTCCCTTCAGAGAAGGGCCTTTCTTGACAGCCAAATATAAAACCAACCCTCCCACCTgtgctccccttctccccacctctccttGATTACTCTCTGTCGCACTTATCGTTACCTAATATACTATAaacttgtttattgtttgtctctaCCAACTGGAATTTAAGttctatgagggcagggactttacACTGATTGTTCATTGCTGCATCCCAGTGTCTACTGTCTGCGCTCAATAAACATATGGTCAAAGAATGGAAACAGAATATAAATGGTTTGCCTgtcagaagaaacaaaataacaaaaccaGGTGTTCAGGttagcatattaaaaaaatgtagcaaTGTTAAGACAGTCTTGTGATATTATCCATGTCCTACATATGTCAGGAATCTTAGAGATTAAAAGTTCATGAACAGGTTTCAGAGAATTCTACATAGGTTTAAAAGACTGAAgcttaagagaaatgaaatgttTCAAGACATTAATACACCACATAGGTTTATACCCACGACTTAAGTGGCCAGTCTAGGTTCTGTTATAAATATTTTGCCATCAGGGAAGagttaaaggttttttaaaaaatccttttactAGGAAAAGGAATGATTCTGACCAATTAATTTGTCCAAATAATGTAAAAGTTAGAAATACAGGGAGTTTGTATAAAAGGGGTTAAAGACCCTGAAAATGGCCTCTCAGCAAATCTTAAACTCAGCCAGGAGGAAAAGCCCTCCCAGTGTACTTGCATGCCAGAAACAAGAGCCCCACGTAACACTGACCCTGGAGGTAGCCACTGAGAGACTGGCCCCATAGGCCTTCCAGGCAAGCTGGGTATCTGcccttttaacatctttacctTCCAATCAACTGGGGTGGCAACCCTCTTTTCTGCTGTCAGCTGCAGAGAGATAATTACTCGGAGAATCTCATCAAAGTTCCTGCCAGTGGTAGCCGGGTAGAGGATGGACAGTTTTAGCTTCTTATCAGGACCAAAAACAAATACCTGCAAAGCACATAGACACATAAACAGGAAGAACTCTTTGAATGTTTTTGATACTAAAGCCTCTCAGAAGGCTCTTAAGTcattaaaaatgttcaaaacaaaacaacaacagaaatctGCAAATATCTAGAAAGATACACCAAACAAACCGGGTGGCTGGAGTAGACATGATTTTCTTCTCCACGTTATATTTCTAAACTTGAAGGAAATTATATTTGGCTCTGGCTGTCTCAGCAAGAAACACTGATTTGCGAACTGAATCCAGGAAAGGCCTCAGGAAGGTACTATGTTAACTACAGAAgattatcataaaaataatactaatggGAGTTGATCCTGGTCCTCAAATTGTTGTATATTTTTGCAGATGTGGGAATAAGTTTGTTCCCTAGTGGGTAAGGACAGAACAAATAAGAATTCAAAACCAGGGATGCCTTACGAAGAAGGCTATGACCCACCGCCTTAAAGAGTGGGCTGTCAGGAGGACTACAGAAAAAGATTTCTCAATTTTAGGTGACATCGTAggataactatttttttttttttttttttttgtggtacgcgggcctctctctcactgctgtggcctctcccattgcggagcacaggctccggacatgcaggcccagcggccatggctcatgggcccagccgctccgcggcatgtgggatcttcccagaccggggcacgaactcgtgtcccccgcattggcaggcggactctcaaccactgcgccaccagggaagccctaggataactatttttatgtattttcaaaaGCTGTGAATTAAGCAGTTTAAAAGTTTAGCTGAAAAATTTTACTTTGTACCAGCATTTAGATAAGAAGTGAGAGTGCCACCAGGACACTTATATCCTAATTGGACATAGTCCCCCATTTCCTTTAGTTGGTCCAAGCATTTACTTGGACATATGTAGCCTGGTTAGTTGCAATGACTATGTAATGGATGTATACAACTCACCACACGAGCTGTTACAGGCATGCCCTTTTCGTCCTTCTCTGCTGGGTCCAGCATGCCCAACTGGATGGCAAGGTCCCGATTCTTATCATCAATGATGGGAAAAGGTAACTTTTCTGTGGGCTCATCACCATTGTAAGCATTGATATCCTGAAAcacaggggagagagaaaagaggaaactaaACCAGGCATATCCTCTGAATTCAATCAGTTAACAGTCATTGTCTTGTAAGACAGGGAAGAGAGGACCATAATCATCATAATTTCTCTAAgcaattttaataagaaaattaatgaatgaacacTCCTCATCCCAGTTGCTCATTGACAGGAATAACGGTAGGGTGTAGTACTTAGGTTATAACCTAGAGCCTTCTCATGCCCAAGTCTCTTACAATTCAGCATGCGTTTACTGCTCTGAGAAAGCAGCATTAAACTCTTTAAAAGTTGAATAATATAGAGTTAGACTTCAATCCAGGGTACCTATGCGTACCCAAATACTATAAAAACCATCAGTAGCAATGAGTTCACATCCAGAAATTAAAGCACATGCAAAGATAATTTTATAGATCTGGCCCCTGCCTCAAAAGCACCCTGACTCAGACATTAAGCTACTGTAACAAAGATATTaagacatgaaaagaaaacacaaaacttaaAGCAAACATAAGAATGGAGAGT
Proteins encoded in this region:
- the PRDX6 gene encoding peroxiredoxin-6; protein product: MPGGLLLGDKAPNFEANTTIGRIRFHDYLGDSWGILFSHPRDFTPVCTTELGRAAKLAPEFAKRNVKMIALSIDSVEDHLAWSKDINAYNGDEPTEKLPFPIIDDKNRDLAIQLGMLDPAEKDEKGMPVTARVVFVFGPDKKLKLSILYPATTGRNFDEILRVIISLQLTAEKRVATPVDWKNGDSVMVLPTIPEEEAKKIFPKGVFTKELPSGKKYLRYTPQP